A portion of the Glycine max cultivar Williams 82 chromosome 10, Glycine_max_v4.0, whole genome shotgun sequence genome contains these proteins:
- the LOC100777927 gene encoding uncharacterized protein At2g27730, mitochondrial → MAMRSWVSRGSVTRLMDSANRGAFSRFFSDKGRVLSEEEQAKENVYIQKWERERLEKQKQQAEKTKADKGKDAAADKKPEGSQKG, encoded by the exons ATGGCTATGAGATCGTGGGTGAGTCGAGGATCCGTGACTCGTTTGATGGACTCAGCAAATCGAGGGGCTTTCAGTCGCTTCTTCAGCGACAAGGGTCGCGTTCTCAGCGAGGAGGAACAGGCCAAAGAAAACGTCTACATCCAG AAATGGGAGAGGGAGAGGTTGGAGAAACAGAAGCAACAGGCTGAGAAGACCAAGGCAGACAAGGGCAAAGATGCTGCTGCTGATAAG AAACCTGAAGGTTCTCAAAAGGGCTGA